A stretch of Lathyrus oleraceus cultivar Zhongwan6 chromosome 6, CAAS_Psat_ZW6_1.0, whole genome shotgun sequence DNA encodes these proteins:
- the LOC127092970 gene encoding uncharacterized protein LOC127092970: MKRTLPWSDDDEGDDSSNDESSSLHSGSEGDNETGGKKSKGKSTKKKSAPIDFEALKRYGYKGGPSVLKVPPPKEGDTKQDWSWSSGKEKRVEKEVEETYEERKKTREALSIGEQLPTVLTRNEKKSLSFSQKEKRKRELGQASRGKNYVEEEKRQLRENGVYSGFDA, encoded by the exons ATGAAGAGGACATTGCCGTGGAGTGATGATGATGAGGGTGATGACTCATCTAATGATGAGTCGTCTTCTTTACATTCAGGTTCTGAAGGTGATAATGAAACTGGAGGAAAAAAATCCAAAG GTAAATCTACGAAGAAGAAAAGTGCTCCAATTGACTTTGAAGCTCTCAAGCGATACGGGTATAAAGGCGGGCCTTCAGTCTTAAAGGTACCTCCACCCAAAGAAGGTgacacaaagcaagattggtctTGGTCCAGTGGAAAAGAAAAGCGCGTCGAGAAGGAGGTTGAAGAAACATATGAAGAACGGAAGAAAACAAGAGAGGCTCTTTCCATAGGAGAGCAGCTGCCAACTGTTCTGACTAGAAATGAAAAGAAGAGTCTTTCCTTTTCTCAGAAGGAAAAGAGGAAAAGGGAACTTGGTCAAGCAAGCAGAGGGAAAAATTATGTTGAAGAAGAGAAAAGGCAGTTGAGGGAGAATGGAGTCTATTCAGGTTTTGATGCTTGA